The Apis cerana isolate GH-2021 linkage group LG2, AcerK_1.0, whole genome shotgun sequence genomic sequence CAAAAATTGCTAAATGTTTACAAATTcaggtaaaaataatttctcttttttaattatttttttctttttttcaatataataaatttaacgagttttttatttatatacttatattaataaaatgtcttcttttttttctatattttagaattattaaaataattacttgtatatatatttaaatacaatatatattaatatttaaaataaaatattgcaggTACTAACAAATGATGGATTACCACTTACAGTTTGTATAGATTgttgtattttattgaatcaatgtaatgaattttttgaaaaaactaaTCAAGCACAAATATCTTTAAGACAATTACTTCTTGATCCTAAAGTTGAACCGCAACCCTTAGaatcaaatataaactatattgataaaacaatTACATTTCCAAAGGAAGAAGTTAATGAAGGAATTGTTGAATGTCacttatcaaattatatccaTGATACATCTAATGTttcacataattattttatcgaagaaaataaaagtgatAATCAAAAACATGAAACTGAAGAAActcaagatattataaaacaaaaaaaatgtaaaattcaattaaaaaagactTCAGTCGTTAAACaaactagaaaaaaattaaaacgaaaaaatcagaaaatagaagattctgatgtatatatgaatactgatttaaaaaaagaaaataaaaatatagatataaaaagtaatattaaaattccagaTAATTATATGAcaggtaaatatatttatatacatataatatacatattaatttacatataatataatataatataatatttatatatataatatatatattatatgtaatatgtgtaatgattttaatatatataaaattatttaactttttaacttttattttaaaacatcttcaaatcatcaaattttcattcttgtttttcaaagttttgtaaaaataaagatttcaatttttaaaaactctctaaatttaaatagattattatataatattttttttaattttttgatcaaaCTTTAACTgtattttataactatatatatatatatatatatatatatatatatatatatatatatatacaatacaaaaaatatttatatatatatattttattttatatttgttctatattttattttcaataatattcaatttttagtaatcataaaaatattttaaaaaaatattacaaaatattcttagttaattaatatataaatattataaatattctttgttaattaataattgtaatgatgtcaaaactttttatatatcattatatatataaattatatatatatataaataacatttgaaacttttatagAGTAATTCcgaaatataaatgatcaaatttatatataatatagttcttgaaaaaatatttaattgttgttgttatttttatgtgCTAAAATTCATGTAGAATAAGtgaaagcaaaaatttattttagatatcttaaagaaataattaaagaaatgattaaaaatataataattattcgtttttgaacaagaaaatttaaaatttgtaattaagaaTGATTTGCTCAATCATtgctataatttattagtacAAAATAATctctaaacaaaaaataaagtatattatatatataaatgtaacacAAGAAATGACCAtacaatttccaattattaggtagtaatatagtaatatataatagaattgcaAATTAACAACTggaaacttatattatattataaacttatattataatatatttgaaaaaatttttatatacatctatcttttttaacattggatataataatctttaaaaaatatttctttaacttattaataaataaatttagagtaaattttatataaatagtttttcattttatttgatcaTCTCTCtctaagtttatttatttatttttttttattttttatcattacttatcaataattacttatcaataattactcttaattttttaattctatatatcatACAAGTTTttagttgtttttttttttaaatatcttatgtcTCTAagtgatatttaatttcaatatataattcataattcatacaatataaatactttaagataaaaagattttatgatataaaataagatgaaaattgcattgaaattgttttcaagaaaataaaaataaaatttttatacataaaatatagagtattataaatacataaatttgattgattttcatttgaatataaaatagatataaaaatattttataatagaataataaaataaataaaatatataacattattgtttaaaactttattttcaagaattatatCTTCACTTagcaatcaattataaatatacttgattaatttttaaatgcattcttttgaaaatgatattctaatattattttattatctttgttttttttgttttatttaaatttttatttaaatagaatttttaactttttttatactataaattataagatatcttatatatttacataaagttttaataaaattatattaattatttaaaaactatatttatactaaaatataatttttcaatataggCACAGATACAGATTTAGAAATCATAGAAGCACATGctgtagaaattttaaaatttggacGCAAAAGAGAAGAATCTTTAAATAGATATCCATGGCTTTGCACTGattgtaatgataaattacccagtttagaaaaattgaaagaacatCATGAAACTATTCACAATCAACAAGcaaaatatatgtgtgtattatGTTGTAaagtttatgataaatattatggtTTTCTTACTCATGTCAAacgacataaaaataaaacaaaattcaggtaaaaaatatttattaatatatatatttatatacatataaaatatttaacatataataatttttaataaaactgtttaatacatattataaatgttacaaAGTTGTGAAGATTGTGGAAAATCATTTGTACATAAGAAGGTATTAGATTCTCACAAAGCAATTCACAGTGAGGAAAGGCCTCATATATGTCAAACTTGTGGAAAAGCATTTAGACAACAAAGtgctttatatattcatagtaGATGTCATTTACCAGATActatgaaaaatagatttccTTGTGATCAGTGTGATAAAaggtataattcaataattaaaattaatttatttattaaaataatacattgtttatttatatttatatacatataatttttaaaatttaaattttgtatatacatacattttaaattatatatatatatatatcatgtcaatatattcataaaatatttttaaagaattgaatCTTGAAAG encodes the following:
- the LOC107999612 gene encoding zinc finger protein 776; its protein translation is MTESELCRLCAETKENFIGIYEAEGQKLAIEAKIAKCLQIQVLTNDGLPLTVCIDCCILLNQCNEFFEKTNQAQISLRQLLLDPKVEPQPLESNINYIDKTITFPKEEVNEGIVECHLSNYIHDTSNVSHNYFIEENKSDNQKHETEETQDIIKQKKCKIQLKKTSVVKQTRKKLKRKNQKIEDSDVYMNTDLKKENKNIDIKSNIKIPDNYMTGTDTDLEIIEAHAVEILKFGRKREESLNRYPWLCTDCNDKLPSLEKLKEHHETIHNQQAKYMCVLCCKVYDKYYGFLTHVKRHKNKTKFSCEDCGKSFVHKKVLDSHKAIHSEERPHICQTCGKAFRQQSALYIHSRCHLPDTMKNRFPCDQCDKRFSTKPNLVTHKRIHSGVRNFTCDQCGKSFIQKGNLEAHFLTHSADKPYSCTQCSKAFKTPLQLKKHETVHTGAKPHQCAVCGRTFREKGTLREHHRIHTGAMPFTCEFCGKCFRFKGILTTHRRQHTGERPYSCLECQHHFTNWPNYNKHMKRRHGINTSHTKHLSQSQQQLQEQPQPEQSQIDQSNAEQSLSISNTESSTVHVIQTVSHTASQPLIVQTIPTSTVQNYQPDVSSTVQDTVFRERNATYFNTVPATLQNFLPPNLSYNFYNISNVTYKE